The genomic segment AAGTGTATCCATTTTTTAAGTTGAACTTAATTACATTTCGGGttcattaatcaaattaaaacaaatgaaatgataTAATTCGGAATGTTATGGAATTATTATTCctcattaaaacaaaactaataataatgcaagaacaaacaaacataactaAAGAAGATTGTAATTAAAAGTTATTAACGATGATAATAATACAAAGTAAGCTTACTCTAAGCTGTCTTATTAATCTGAGACTGATCTCATCTTTAACTTCACGACGACGACGAACCGTTGACGTTACCGCCGCCGTGAACTCCGCCGCTATCACTATCAaatcctcctccgccaccaccgcTACTAACACTGTGGTGAAGCTCTCCTCCTACTCCACCGTGGTGTccgttattgttgttgttaatctCGCCGGAGAGAACCGGAGCGTGGTTTCCTCCGCCGCCGATATCGATTTTCCGGATCTCAGTACCGGTGAGGTCACGGCGGTTgaaagtgtttttgttgttgtgcatCCAAACTTTGAGAACGCTTTTGTCAACTCCGATCTGCCGGCAAAACTCACGGACGTCGTCGTCGTCACGTTTCTGCATCTTCCAACCAAGTCGTTCGGCGAACTCGTGCATCTTCTCTTTCTGAAACTGGCTAAACTTTGTTCGGAATCTTTTACGAGATCCGTGAAGATTATGTTGGTGGTGGCCGCCGGAGAAATTGAGATCGGAGAAAGAAGctaagttgttgttgttagtaCCGGAGAGAGATAAGAGCATGTAAGAGGAAGAgattggtggaggagaagatgaGTTAGGACTACgtggcggcggtgg from the Camelina sativa cultivar DH55 chromosome 12, Cs, whole genome shotgun sequence genome contains:
- the LOC104732876 gene encoding zinc-finger homeodomain protein 10-like — protein: MMDMTPTTITTTTPTPTPKSPEPESETPTRIQPAKPISFSNGIIKRHHHHHHPLLFTYKECLKNHAAALGGHALDGCGEFMPSPSSISSDPTSLKCAACGCHRNFHRRDPDNNNNNDSSSPIPLPPSAAVEYQPHHRHHPPPPLPPPPPPRSPNSSSPPPISSSYMLLSLSGTNNNNLASFSDLNFSGGHHQHNLHGSRKRFRTKFSQFQKEKMHEFAERLGWKMQKRDDDDVREFCRQIGVDKSVLKVWMHNNKNTFNRRDLTGTEIRKIDIGGGGNHAPVLSGEINNNNNGHHGGVGGELHHSVSSGGGGGGFDSDSGGVHGGGNVNGSSSS